In a genomic window of Gloeocapsopsis dulcis:
- a CDS encoding hybrid sensor histidine kinase/response regulator, whose protein sequence is MVKDKELEIRLSFLEEAQDYLNTIETGIMVATAQQDRQQMDAVLRAAHSIKGGAAMMGFPILSDLAHRLEDFFKVLKTQQLLVDAELENLLLASVGCLRQAIAIYHQGNSIDEQWQENHTAPIFSQLQQRLGNVSSSNSPELLSPEDGQMQALVFETEVEEYLQRLESILADPQHPGLLEETTAIAQDFASLGQMFQIPAFQSLCESISQNLTAFPERVVEIASLALQEWRRSQTAILLNQGTIPSTIPININDNSLTTAQAEIEVLFDLLSPELTEENYQPELNPTLASIDPQQPAQDTEKKSLHLVANSSLDAIEQDKTVRVSVDLLEQLNDLFGELTIERNGINLYIERLRNLVKILDGRVHSIKNFDTRLFTVYENNYLRSNAANTFNSAIEEDSFANQFTDGSHELRAFTDEVMESIFRIQEVANDISISIEDTTQAVSELNRTAKQMQTGLTQVRMRPLSDLLNRFPRFLRELSLQYNKKVELKIQGGETLIERNILEALNDPLMHLLRNAFDHGIEDLHTRRSHGKPEQGTIEIKATTRGNQTFISISDDGQGIDLTKVRTKAQQLGLNSTALTNTSEQELLTLIFEPGFSTANQVTNLSGRGVGLDVVRTNLRKIRGDIKVDTQLGIGTTFHLNVPISLSIAKVILVESNNMLMAFPTDTIEEMLLLNSEHVTTIAGQEIFSWEGDTIPLLRLGQWLVFRGSAYKKSDTATAAMGVPTVLKVVQGHELVAIQVDRCWGEQEVAIRQVEGAIAMPPGFSSCTILGDGRVVPLVNPSALIQWIASCQQSALEQPEKANTQFPSHKDTVLVVDDSINVRRFLSLALEKAGYRIEEAIDGQDAIEKLSSGLQVKVVISDVDMPRLDGYSLLAQVKSIAHLKQIPFIMLTSRQGQRERQLATNLGAAAYFSKPFNEQELLQTLQHILT, encoded by the coding sequence ATGGTAAAGGATAAAGAACTAGAAATCCGGCTTTCATTTCTTGAGGAAGCTCAAGATTATTTAAACACGATTGAAACCGGCATCATGGTTGCGACCGCACAGCAAGATCGCCAACAGATGGATGCAGTACTCCGTGCTGCACATTCCATTAAAGGTGGTGCGGCGATGATGGGATTTCCCATATTAAGCGATCTGGCTCATCGCTTAGAAGATTTTTTCAAGGTTTTAAAAACACAACAACTGTTAGTTGATGCAGAGTTGGAAAATTTGCTACTAGCAAGCGTAGGCTGCTTACGACAAGCGATCGCAATTTATCATCAAGGCAATTCTATTGACGAGCAATGGCAAGAAAATCACACCGCACCGATTTTTTCCCAGCTACAGCAACGGTTGGGAAATGTTTCATCTAGCAATAGTCCTGAATTGCTGTCGCCCGAAGATGGGCAAATGCAAGCTTTGGTTTTTGAAACCGAAGTGGAAGAGTATCTCCAACGGTTAGAAAGTATTTTAGCAGATCCACAACATCCTGGATTATTAGAAGAAACCACTGCGATCGCTCAGGATTTTGCCAGTTTAGGGCAAATGTTTCAAATTCCGGCGTTTCAAAGCTTGTGTGAATCAATTAGTCAAAATTTAACAGCATTTCCAGAACGGGTTGTAGAAATTGCTAGTTTAGCCTTACAAGAATGGCGGCGATCGCAAACAGCAATATTGTTGAACCAAGGAACCATACCGTCAACAATTCCTATAAATATTAATGACAATTCATTAACAACAGCACAAGCCGAAATTGAAGTTCTGTTCGATCTGCTTTCACCAGAATTAACTGAGGAAAACTATCAACCAGAACTTAACCCAACGTTAGCATCAATTGATCCGCAACAACCTGCTCAAGACACAGAAAAAAAATCTCTTCATCTCGTTGCAAACTCAAGCTTAGATGCAATTGAACAAGATAAGACAGTTCGTGTTTCTGTTGATCTTCTCGAACAGCTTAATGACTTATTTGGAGAACTCACAATTGAGCGGAATGGCATCAATTTATATATAGAGCGTTTAAGAAACTTAGTTAAAATTTTAGATGGTCGAGTTCATAGTATCAAAAACTTTGATACTCGCTTGTTTACAGTCTATGAAAATAACTACTTGCGTAGCAACGCTGCTAACACATTTAATAGCGCCATAGAAGAAGATAGCTTCGCTAATCAATTTACCGATGGCAGCCACGAACTGCGGGCTTTCACTGATGAGGTGATGGAAAGTATTTTCCGTATTCAAGAAGTTGCTAATGACATTAGTATTAGTATTGAAGATACTACACAAGCTGTCAGTGAACTAAACCGCACAGCAAAACAGATGCAAACTGGCTTGACACAAGTACGGATGCGTCCGTTATCAGATTTACTCAATCGCTTTCCCAGGTTTTTACGCGAGCTTTCATTACAGTACAACAAAAAAGTTGAGTTGAAGATTCAAGGCGGTGAAACTTTAATTGAACGTAATATTTTAGAAGCATTAAACGACCCTTTGATGCATCTTTTACGTAATGCTTTTGACCATGGAATTGAAGATTTGCATACACGGCGATCGCACGGTAAACCAGAACAAGGGACAATTGAAATTAAAGCCACTACCCGCGGAAATCAAACATTCATTAGCATCAGTGATGATGGTCAAGGTATTGACTTAACTAAAGTTCGTACTAAAGCACAGCAATTAGGTTTAAATTCAACAGCTCTTACCAATACTAGTGAACAAGAACTTTTAACACTCATTTTTGAACCAGGATTTAGCACTGCTAATCAGGTAACGAACTTATCTGGTAGAGGTGTAGGACTCGATGTCGTTCGTACTAACTTAAGAAAAATTCGCGGTGATATTAAAGTTGATACGCAGTTAGGTATTGGTACAACTTTTCATCTCAATGTACCTATCTCTCTGTCTATTGCTAAAGTTATTTTGGTAGAAAGTAACAATATGCTCATGGCATTTCCTACAGATACAATTGAGGAAATGCTGCTACTTAATTCTGAACATGTTACTACAATTGCCGGTCAGGAAATATTTAGTTGGGAAGGAGACACGATACCCTTACTTCGCTTGGGACAATGGCTAGTATTTCGTGGTTCTGCATACAAAAAGTCAGATACAGCAACAGCGGCTATGGGTGTTCCAACAGTACTAAAAGTTGTCCAAGGTCATGAGCTAGTAGCTATTCAAGTAGATCGTTGCTGGGGCGAACAAGAAGTTGCTATTCGCCAAGTAGAAGGTGCGATCGCCATGCCTCCTGGATTTTCCAGCTGTACCATTTTGGGTGATGGTCGAGTTGTTCCGTTAGTCAATCCGTCAGCTTTAATACAGTGGATTGCCAGTTGTCAGCAATCAGCATTAGAACAACCTGAAAAAGCCAATACTCAATTTCCAAGTCATAAAGATACAGTATTAGTAGTAGACGACTCAATTAACGTCCGTCGTTTTTTGAGTTTAGCTTTAGAAAAAGCTGGATATCGTATTGAAGAAGCGATTGATGGTCAAGATGCGATTGAAAAACTTTCTAGTGGATTGCAAGTAAAAGTTGTTATTTCTGATGTCGATATGCCTCGTCTTGATGGTTACAGTTTATTAGCACAGGTCAAATCAATTGCTCATCTCAAACAAATACCCTTTATCATGCTAACTTCTCGTCAGGGACAACGAGAGCGTCAACTCGCGACAAACTTAGGCGCAGCAGCTTATTTTTCTAAGCCTTTTAATGAGCAAGAATTACTTCAAACTTTACAGCATATTTTAACTTGA
- a CDS encoding Uma2 family endonuclease, with amino-acid sequence MSVTTQRLTLEEYLNYDNGGDTQYELVAGELVEMPPESPLNVQIALFLLVQFLKFVPITKLSNKAEIVISGVRATTRIPDLTVLIDELVDAMQQTTRSTISLDMPPPLLVVEVVSPGKINRDRDYRYKRSEYAARGIAEYWIVDPEQAQVMVLTLVDGLYEEVIFTGNETIQSGVFSQLDLTVDQVIK; translated from the coding sequence ATGTCTGTCACAACCCAACGCTTGACTCTTGAGGAATATTTGAACTACGACAATGGCGGGGATACTCAATACGAATTAGTGGCTGGAGAGCTAGTTGAGATGCCGCCGGAAAGTCCCTTAAATGTGCAGATCGCACTTTTTCTGCTGGTTCAATTTCTTAAATTTGTGCCAATTACTAAACTCAGTAATAAAGCTGAGATTGTGATTAGTGGAGTGCGTGCGACTACTCGTATTCCTGATTTGACGGTTCTCATCGATGAGCTTGTTGATGCAATGCAGCAGACGACGCGCTCTACGATCTCACTAGATATGCCACCGCCACTGTTGGTGGTTGAAGTGGTTTCCCCTGGAAAAATCAACAGAGATAGAGATTATCGCTACAAGCGGTCTGAGTATGCAGCTAGAGGAATTGCAGAATATTGGATTGTCGATCCAGAACAGGCTCAAGTCATGGTATTAACTCTTGTTGATGGACTGTATGAGGAAGTCATCTTCACAGGAAATGAAACGATTCAGTCAGGGGTGTTTTCGCAATTAGACTTGACGGTTGACCAAGTGATAAAATAG
- the thiC gene encoding phosphomethylpyrimidine synthase codes for MRTEWIAKRRGQANVSQMHYARQGIITEEMHYVAQRENLPASLIREEVARGRMIIPANINHTNLEPMCIGIASKCKVNANIGASPNSSNLDEEVAKLNLAVKYGADTVMDLSTGGGNLDAIRSAIIQASPVPIGTVPVYQALESVHGTIEKLTPDDFLHVIEKHAQQGVDYQTIHAGILIEHLPLVRDRLTGIVSRGGGILARWMLYHHKQNPLYTHFQDIIEIFKKYDVSFSLGDSLRPGCTHDASDAAQLAELKTLGQLTRKAWEHDVQVMVEGPGHVPMDQIEFNVKKQMEECSEAPFYVLGPLVTDIAPGYDHITSAIGAAMAGWYGTAMLCYVTPKEHLGLPNAEDVRNGLIAYKIAAHAADIARHRPGARDRDDELSRARYNFDWNRQFELSLDPERAREYHDETLPADIYKTAEFCSMCGPKFCPMQTKVDADALTELEKFLAKETVARGA; via the coding sequence ATGCGTACAGAATGGATCGCGAAGCGTCGCGGGCAAGCTAACGTGTCACAGATGCACTACGCCCGCCAGGGCATAATCACTGAAGAAATGCACTATGTTGCTCAAAGAGAAAACCTACCAGCATCACTAATCCGCGAAGAAGTTGCACGGGGACGGATGATTATCCCCGCCAATATTAACCACACCAACCTAGAGCCAATGTGCATCGGCATTGCCTCGAAGTGTAAGGTCAATGCCAATATTGGTGCGAGTCCCAATTCTTCCAACCTAGATGAAGAAGTTGCCAAGCTCAACCTTGCAGTCAAGTACGGTGCCGATACCGTCATGGACTTATCTACTGGTGGGGGAAACTTAGACGCAATTCGCAGCGCCATCATTCAAGCCTCACCCGTACCGATTGGTACAGTGCCAGTTTACCAAGCACTAGAATCCGTTCATGGCACAATTGAAAAGCTCACTCCTGATGACTTTCTTCATGTCATTGAAAAACACGCCCAGCAAGGAGTAGATTACCAAACAATCCACGCCGGAATACTCATTGAGCATTTGCCTTTAGTGCGCGATCGCCTGACAGGAATTGTCTCACGCGGCGGTGGCATTCTCGCACGGTGGATGCTTTATCATCACAAGCAAAATCCGCTTTACACGCACTTCCAAGACATTATTGAGATTTTCAAAAAATACGACGTTTCTTTCAGCTTGGGTGATTCACTTCGTCCTGGATGTACGCACGATGCTTCTGATGCTGCGCAACTCGCCGAACTCAAAACCTTAGGGCAATTAACGCGCAAAGCATGGGAACACGATGTTCAAGTTATGGTCGAAGGTCCAGGTCACGTACCAATGGATCAAATCGAGTTTAATGTCAAAAAACAAATGGAAGAGTGTTCCGAAGCACCCTTCTACGTGCTAGGACCATTAGTGACAGATATTGCTCCTGGTTACGACCATATCACCTCGGCGATCGGTGCCGCAATGGCAGGATGGTATGGTACTGCAATGTTATGCTACGTGACGCCTAAGGAGCATCTAGGATTGCCTAACGCTGAAGATGTTCGTAATGGGTTAATTGCCTATAAAATCGCTGCTCATGCCGCTGATATTGCCCGTCACCGCCCTGGTGCTAGAGATCGCGATGATGAACTGTCTCGCGCTCGTTATAATTTCGACTGGAACCGTCAGTTTGAGTTATCGCTCGATCCTGAACGTGCTAGAGAATACCACGACGAAACTTTACCCGCAGATATTTATAAAACTGCAGAATTCTGTTCGATGTGTGGTCCTAAGTTCTGTCCAATGCAAACAAAAGTTGATGCAGATGCCTTGACAGAATTAGAAAAGTTCTTAGCGAAAGAAACCGTAGCTAGGGGCGCTTAA
- the pyrE gene encoding orotate phosphoribosyltransferase — protein sequence MIDQTASQPVSDNWATTNLTILRQQLLDLFCRLAYREGDFVLSSGQHSSYYINGKEVTLHPQGALAIGRIILSLLPTDTQAVAGLTLGADPIVTAVSVVSAYENRPIPALIVRKEAKGHGTRAYIEGPTLPENANVVVLEDVVTTGGSALKAAERLKAAGYSVNSVISLVDRLQGGAELYASAGLQFQSVFTIEDLQEHFRQLGTSHNS from the coding sequence ATGATTGATCAAACCGCCTCGCAGCCAGTATCCGATAATTGGGCTACTACTAATTTGACTATTCTTCGCCAGCAACTATTAGATTTGTTTTGTCGGTTAGCTTATCGCGAAGGAGATTTTGTACTTTCTTCTGGGCAGCATAGTTCATACTACATCAATGGTAAGGAAGTCACGCTACATCCCCAAGGAGCATTAGCAATTGGGCGGATTATTCTTTCTTTATTACCAACTGATACTCAGGCTGTAGCAGGTTTAACTTTGGGTGCCGATCCGATTGTGACAGCAGTCAGTGTTGTTTCTGCTTATGAAAATCGCCCCATACCCGCGTTGATTGTCCGCAAAGAAGCAAAAGGACATGGCACAAGGGCATATATTGAAGGTCCCACTTTGCCAGAAAATGCGAATGTCGTAGTGTTGGAAGATGTAGTGACAACAGGAGGATCGGCATTAAAAGCGGCAGAACGGCTCAAAGCGGCTGGCTACAGTGTCAATTCTGTGATTTCCTTGGTTGATCGCTTGCAGGGAGGAGCAGAATTATACGCATCTGCAGGATTACAATTTCAATCGGTGTTTACAATTGAAGACCTGCAAGAACATTTCCGCCAACTGGGAACTAGTCACAATTCCTAG
- a CDS encoding hemolysin family protein, with protein sequence MSHLPIVACIVPLLAVSPLFISDIWLRLLSVLLLIAINAFFVTAEFSMVSVRRSRIHQLVEAGDAPAITLQALQHSIERLLSTTQLGITLSSLALGWIGESTMAVLVATGLAQLPLSDAMRIRVAHSLSIPSAFFLVAYLQIVLGELCPKSVALLYSERLARFLALPVKAIARFFTPFIWILNQSTRLLLRLVGIQYTGQAWLSPVTSEELQLIIATERESTGLEAEERELLNNIFEFGDVTAEEIMVPRTGIVALSEDATFQTLLKEMATTGHSRYPIIGKSLDEVRGIVHFKELAKPLVLGKLSLDTKIIPWIHPARFVPEYMPLSELLPLMQRSHLPIVIVVNEFGGTVGLITIQDLVAQIIGHTGVASTDELLVQNLDEQTFLVQAQMNLEELNELLKLDLPLRNDYQTLGGFVLYQLQKVPAIGETLHYQNLEFTVTSAQGPRLQHIRIRRPQPTFTSEYQE encoded by the coding sequence ATGTCTCACTTGCCGATAGTTGCCTGTATTGTTCCGCTGTTGGCTGTATCACCGTTGTTTATCTCAGACATTTGGTTACGTCTACTATCGGTGTTATTGCTCATTGCAATTAATGCCTTTTTTGTGACAGCCGAGTTTTCTATGGTGTCTGTACGGCGATCGCGCATTCACCAATTAGTAGAAGCCGGAGATGCTCCTGCTATTACGCTCCAAGCCCTACAACATAGTATTGAGCGCTTACTATCTACTACTCAATTAGGAATTACTTTATCGAGTTTGGCGCTTGGCTGGATTGGAGAGAGTACTATGGCTGTACTCGTTGCTACTGGACTTGCACAGTTACCCTTGTCCGATGCTATGCGAATCAGAGTGGCGCACTCACTATCCATTCCCTCAGCTTTTTTTCTGGTAGCATATCTCCAAATTGTTCTCGGAGAACTGTGTCCCAAGTCAGTCGCGTTACTTTACTCCGAACGCTTGGCAAGGTTTTTGGCGTTACCTGTCAAAGCGATCGCGCGTTTTTTCACTCCCTTTATTTGGATTTTGAATCAATCTACGCGCTTGCTGCTGCGACTTGTCGGAATTCAATATACAGGTCAGGCTTGGCTTTCTCCGGTAACTTCTGAAGAGTTACAGTTAATCATCGCAACCGAAAGAGAATCAACAGGCTTAGAAGCCGAAGAACGCGAACTACTCAATAATATTTTTGAATTTGGCGATGTTACCGCAGAAGAAATCATGGTACCACGCACTGGAATTGTTGCTTTATCAGAAGATGCAACGTTTCAAACCTTACTAAAAGAAATGGCAACAACTGGACATTCGCGATATCCAATTATTGGTAAGTCTTTGGATGAGGTGCGGGGGATTGTTCACTTTAAAGAACTTGCAAAGCCTTTAGTTTTAGGCAAGTTATCGTTAGACACAAAAATTATTCCTTGGATTCACCCAGCAAGGTTTGTTCCTGAATACATGCCTTTAAGTGAATTGTTACCACTTATGCAGCGATCGCATTTACCAATAGTAATTGTTGTTAATGAATTTGGCGGTACTGTTGGCTTGATTACAATTCAAGATCTAGTTGCTCAAATCATTGGCCATACAGGCGTTGCAAGTACAGATGAGTTACTCGTGCAAAACTTGGATGAGCAAACCTTTCTCGTGCAAGCACAGATGAATTTGGAAGAACTTAATGAGTTACTCAAACTAGATCTACCGCTACGCAATGACTACCAAACATTAGGAGGGTTTGTCCTCTACCAACTTCAAAAAGTCCCTGCGATCGGGGAAACTCTACACTACCAAAACTTAGAATTCACAGTAACATCAGCCCAAGGACCGCGCTTACAACACATCCGCATTCGTCGTCCTCAACCAACATTCACCAGTGAATACCAAGAGTAA
- the msrA gene encoding peptide-methionine (S)-S-oxide reductase MsrA codes for MLFGLGKKSTLPKSEEALPGRATKMSVPERHFVNGNPLQPPYPDGMEIAMFGLGCFWGAERKFWQQEGVFVTAVGYAAGITPNPTYQEVCTGMTGHNEVVLVVFDPKVISYEQLLKTFWESHNPTQGMRQGNDVGTQYRSGIYVYSETQKKLAEASKAAYQQALSAAGYKTITTEILDAPEFYYAEGYHQQYLAKNPNGYCGLGGTNVACPVGIQV; via the coding sequence ATGCTGTTTGGACTTGGTAAAAAGTCAACGTTACCCAAATCAGAAGAAGCGTTGCCAGGACGCGCGACAAAGATGTCGGTTCCTGAACGTCACTTTGTTAACGGCAATCCTTTACAGCCGCCATACCCCGATGGCATGGAAATCGCCATGTTTGGCTTGGGTTGCTTCTGGGGAGCAGAACGCAAATTTTGGCAGCAGGAGGGAGTTTTTGTTACAGCTGTAGGCTACGCGGCAGGTATTACACCAAACCCTACTTATCAAGAAGTTTGCACAGGGATGACAGGACACAACGAAGTCGTGCTTGTTGTATTTGACCCCAAAGTAATCAGCTACGAGCAACTCTTGAAAACCTTTTGGGAAAGTCACAATCCTACACAAGGAATGCGTCAAGGCAATGATGTGGGTACACAATACCGTTCTGGGATTTACGTATACTCTGAAACTCAGAAAAAACTAGCTGAAGCATCCAAAGCAGCTTATCAGCAAGCGCTGAGCGCGGCAGGCTATAAAACAATTACGACAGAAATTCTAGATGCCCCTGAATTTTACTACGCTGAAGGCTATCATCAGCAGTATTTAGCAAAGAACCCTAATGGCTATTGCGGTTTAGGTGGCACTAATGTTGCTTGCCCTGTCGGGATTCAAGTTTAA
- the queC gene encoding 7-cyano-7-deazaguanine synthase QueC has protein sequence MKAVILLSGGLDSSTVLYQAVADGYKCHALSFDYQQRHQRELKAAIAIAQSTQVLAHKLVTFDLRSWGGSALTDTSIGLPSNRSVSEMSQDIPVTYVPARNSIFLSFALAYAETIAAQRVYIGVNALDYSGYPDCRPDYIQAMQEAFRLGTKQGREGQPITIETPLINLKKTEIIQLGNQLGVPWEKTWSCYAGGGLACGVCDACRLRLAAFAELGWEDPIPYRAQTYQKGVGSKG, from the coding sequence GGATTCTTCTACTGTACTGTATCAAGCAGTAGCAGATGGTTACAAGTGCCATGCGCTCTCATTTGATTATCAACAGCGACATCAACGCGAACTAAAAGCCGCGATCGCCATCGCACAATCGACTCAAGTGCTGGCTCATAAGTTGGTCACTTTTGACTTACGTTCTTGGGGTGGTTCAGCATTAACTGATACCAGTATTGGATTACCAAGCAATCGCTCTGTGTCAGAGATGTCTCAAGATATTCCTGTGACGTATGTTCCTGCTCGAAATTCAATTTTTTTGAGCTTTGCCTTAGCCTATGCAGAAACGATCGCTGCACAGCGCGTTTACATCGGTGTTAATGCCCTTGATTACTCAGGATATCCTGATTGTCGTCCTGATTATATTCAGGCAATGCAGGAGGCTTTTCGCCTTGGTACTAAGCAAGGACGTGAAGGACAGCCAATTACTATTGAAACGCCTTTAATTAACTTGAAAAAAACAGAAATTATTCAATTAGGCAATCAGCTAGGTGTACCTTGGGAAAAAACTTGGTCTTGCTACGCTGGAGGTGGTCTCGCCTGTGGTGTTTGTGATGCTTGCCGCTTACGCTTAGCAGCTTTCGCAGAATTGGGATGGGAAGATCCAATTCCCTACCGTGCGCAAACTTATCAAAAAGGGGTGGGGAGTAAGGGGTAA